The bacterium sequence GTGAAAAGCCGTTGTCTCTCACCATCGGCCAGGCGCGGCAGATGGCTGATGAGGCTCGCCGTTGGGGCCGGGTGTTTCAAACCGGCAGCATGCAGCGTTCCGATGACCGCTTTCGTCGCGCCTGCGAGCTGGTGCAGAACGGCTATATCGGTCGGGTTAAGCATGTGCGCGTCAGCGTGGCCACTGGATTTAAAAATCATCCGGTCGAATGCGATCTGCCCGCTGAAAAAATTCCACCGGAGCTGGATTGGAACCTCTGGTTGGGCCCAGCCCCCTATCGGCCCTACAACGCCATCCTTGCGCCCCCCATCAGTTTTGACGGCTTTCCCAGTTGGCGCGATTATTACGATTACTCCGGCGGCGGCATGACCGACTGGGGCGCCCACCATTTCGACATCGCTCAGTGGGGATTGGGTATGGATCACAGCGGGCCGGTGGAGATCATTCCGCCGGATCATAAAGAGTTTAAGCACCTCACCTATCGCTATGCGACCGGCACACTGATGACCGCTGATTTTGACGGCAATGTCATCACCTTCACCGGCACAGAGGGAATTGTCGAGGTCAACCGTGATTATCTCAAGACACAGCCGGCCCATCTTGCCCTGGTCCGGATCGGCGCCCATGAAAAACATCTGGTTCGAAGCTCCGATCATGCCGCGGACTGGCTCAGTTGCATTCGCACGCGCAACCGACCGGTGACCGACGTCGAGATTGGCTGCCGTTCAGTGACCGTTTGCCATCTCGGCAATATGGCGGTTCAGCTGAATCACCGGCTGCATTGGGATCCGGTTGCTGAACGGTTTGCTGAAGAGGATGCCAACCGGCTGATCGTACGCGCCATGCGCAGCCCCTGGGCGATTTGATCATTTCCAATTTTAAAAAGGAGAGCCCAATGCCGAAATTGTTCATCAC is a genomic window containing:
- a CDS encoding Gfo/Idh/MocA family oxidoreductase, with product MSDNKVTRRRFFQSIAALSAPVLLPRSAWSRANTVLPNDRITLGFIGVGKQGYYLLRGFLQHRASRIVAVCDVDALKLNRAKRAVEEFYAEGIGAKGCLAFTDYRELLQRSDIDAVVIATPDHWHALQAIQAMRLGKDVYCEKPLSLTIGQARQMADEARRWGRVFQTGSMQRSDDRFRRACELVQNGYIGRVKHVRVSVATGFKNHPVECDLPAEKIPPELDWNLWLGPAPYRPYNAILAPPISFDGFPSWRDYYDYSGGGMTDWGAHHFDIAQWGLGMDHSGPVEIIPPDHKEFKHLTYRYATGTLMTADFDGNVITFTGTEGIVEVNRDYLKTQPAHLALVRIGAHEKHLVRSSDHAADWLSCIRTRNRPVTDVEIGCRSVTVCHLGNMAVQLNHRLHWDPVAERFAEEDANRLIVRAMRSPWAI